ATAAATTCCTGTCTTTAGTTCTTTTGCGTTCAGGGTTGTGGTATAAGCGCCTGCAGGTTTTTCTTCATTTATGAGTGTCTTCACACAACTGCCGGAAATGTCGAAAAGAGTTAACGAAACCTTACTTGTGGCAGGTATTTGATACTTGATAACTGTTGATTTAATGAACGGATTTTTTAGGATCTGGAGGGAAGCGACACCCTGTCCTGGCGGTGGTGAGTTTTCTTCTATTCCTAACCCATCATCCTTAAGCACCCAAACTCCACCTGCATCATAACAGCTTACATACATCAAAGTATCTTGTGTATTAACTGCAATACATCTCAATCCTTTTCCCGTACCCACAGGAACTGTTTGTATTAATGAATTATTTGTTCCATCAATTACAGAAACATTATTACTATCCGCACCTGCTACATAAATTTTATTTGTTATTGGATTTACACATATCCCCCAATAATGAAGCCCGACGGTTACTGCCCCAACCACTGAATCATTTGTTCCATCAATTACTGAAATGTAGTTACTATTTTTATTTACCACATAGATTTTATTTGTTGCCGGATTTACACAGATATCATTAGGAGAAGAGCCGACGATTACCTTAGCAACCACGAAATTACTTGCCCCGTTAATTACTGAAACAGTACTATCGTTAGAATTTGCCACATAAATTTTGTTTGTGCTTGGATTTACACATATAGCACAGCAATAAGAATAGATAGGTACTGTAGTGACTACTGAATTATTCGTCCCATCAATTACTGAAACATTATGACTATAATTATTTGCGACATAGATTTTGTTTGTAGTCGGATTTACACATATACCTTCAGGTCCATCCTTGACCGTTACCGTAGCAACCACTAAATTACTTGTCCCGTTAATTACTGAAACATTACCGCTATAATTATTTGCGACATAGATTTTATTTGTACTCGGATTTACACATATACCCCATGGCCGAGTCCAAACAGATACTCTAGCAAGCGCTGAATCATTTGCCCCATCTATTACTGAAACATTATTACTAGGCTGATTTGGTACATATATCTTGTTTGTGCTCGGATTTAAACATATATCTGAAGGGGAAAACTTGGTAACTATTACACCAACCACTGAATTAGTTGTCCCATCTATTCGTGAAATAGTATTACTACCACAATTTGCTACATAGATTTTATTTGTAGTCGGGTTTGCACATACGCTTATAGGACATGATCCGACAGCTAATACATTAAACAGTGAATTAGTTACTCCATCAATTATTGAAACAATATCGTTCCCATAATTTGTTACATAAATCTGACTTGTTGTTGGATTTACACATATTCCCATAGAATAAGACTGAAAAATAGATACTGTAACGAGCACTGAATTATTTGCCCCGTTAATTATTGAAACAGTAGCCTTACCTGAATTTGCCACATAGATTCTATTTATGCTCGGATTTACACATATACAACAAGGCAAAGAATCAACTTTTACTGTAGCGACCACTGAATTATTTGTTCCATCTATTACCGAAACATTTTTGCTATTATTATTTGCCACATAAATTTTGTTTGTGCTCGGGTTTACACATATACCATAAGGTTGGGACCCGACAGATACTGTAGCAATCACTGAATCATTTGCCCCATCTATTGCTACGACAGTACCGCTAGCCGCATTTGCCACATAGATTCTATTTGTGCTTGGATTTACACATATACCCCGGGGATGAGACCCAATGGGTATTGTAGCAATCACTGAATCATTTGCCCCATCTATTATTGAAACAGTATGACTATAGTTATTTGTCACATAGATTCTATTTGTTATTGGATTTACACATATGCCAGAAGGAATAGACCCAACGGGTATTGTAGCAATTACTGAATTATTTGTTCCATCAATTACGGAAACATTATTGCTTCTGGAATTTGCTACATAAATCTTATTTGTTGTCGTATTTACAGTTGTTGCAACCGGATTTACTCCATTCCCTGATTTCGGTCCCAACAATATGCTGTCAACCACTGACAACTTTGCCCATACACATTGACTCAGTATTGTAATTACAAATACTATTAATATATTTAGTTTTTTCATAAATTCTCCTACTTTATCAAAATCAACTTTATTGTATCAAGATTAATTTCTTTGCTATGTTATAATTTTCTATGTGAACATTTACAAAATAGATGCCATTAATTTTTATATTAGGTGCAAACGTATAATTGCCTTTAGTTAATGTGCCTTGGTAGACAGTATTTTTTAATCTGCCACATAAATCGTAAATTTTCACATCCGCGTTTATTGTTTTCGGAACATCCAAATAAATCTTATTCTTTATAATTTTAAACTCTAAACTTTTTACTCTTAACTCTTTACTTCCTTCTTCTATCCCGACATAACCTAATGAGTCAGTCTTTATAAGATATACATTTGCAGAATCCGGTGTGCCTGTACCGAAAGAGTACGTATATCCTGCAACTATATAACCTTTATCCGCAGTTTGTTGAACTGCATTAGCACAATCTTCATCAGTTCCACCAAAAGTTCGTGTCCATAATGTATCTCCCGTTGAATTAATCTTTATAAGCCATACATCATAACCGCCTGCCCCATAAGAACCGGTCTCGCCCGCTATTATATATCCGTTATCGCTGGTCTGTTGAATTGAATTTCCATATTCAGTGCCGGTTCCGCCATAAGTTCTTGTCCATAAACTATCTCCTGTTGAATTTATTTTTATAATATAGACATTAAAACAAGTTGGAGTCCCTACACCGTAAGAGCTTGTTATACCTGCAACTATATAACCGTTATCCGTCGTTTGTTGGACTGAAAAACTTCCATCGGTGCTCGTTCCCCCATAAACTCTTGTCCATATGGTATCCCCGCTTGAATCCGTTTTTATAAGGTAGACATTAGAACCGCTTGCACCGTAGGAGTTTGTATATCCCGAAACTATATAACCTCCGTCATTAGTCTGCTGAACTGCATAACCCCAATCGTTGTTAGTCCCGCCATAAGCCCTTGTCCATAAAGTATCTCCCATTGAGTTTGTTTTTACGAGATAAACATTGGTATATATTGGAGCGCCTGCACCGTAAGAGCCTGTCATCCCTGAAATTATATAACCACTGTCTTTTGTTTGCCGGACTGCGTAGCCTCCGTCATTACCGGTCCCACCATATGTTTTTGTCCACATAGTATCACCCGATGAATTTGTTTTTACAAGATAAACATCTCCTGCTCCTGCACCATATGAGTATGTCCATCCCCCAACTATATAACCGCCATCATTAGTCTGCTTAACTGATCGTCCGTAATCTCCATTATTTCCACCATAAATCCGTTTCCATGAGGTATCTCCCGATGGGTTTGTCTTTATAAGGTAAACATCCGGGCCACTTGTACCGTATGACCATGTTCCTCCTGCAACTATATAACCGGTGTCGGTAGTTTGTTGAACTGAATTGCCACCGTCATCTTTATTCCCGCCATAAGTTTTTGTCCATCCTGCGTTTACGGTATTGGCTATAATTAAAGCCATTCCCATCAAAACCCAAACTCCTAAATTTTTATTCATAATCTCTCCTCCTTGTTTTTATCTTATAACTGTAATCTTCCTTGTAGCTTCAACTGTGCCGGCTGTCAGTCTCACAAAATATATACCTGTTTTTAGTTCTTTTGCATTTAGGGGTGTGGTATAAGTGCCCGCGGGTTTTTCTCCATTTATTAATGTTTTTACACAACTGCCTGAAATATCGTAAACGCTTAATATCACTCGAGTTCTAATGGGTATGAAATACTTCATCATTGTTGAATTAATAAAGGGGGTTTGAAGTATCTCTAATTTTGCTCCGCCTGAGGCGGATTGATTTTTAATGTTTGATTTCTCTTCTACTCCCGGTCCCGTGTATTTGCAAATCCACACTTTATGAGGAGTATTATCTGCAAAAAAATTGGAAAATATGATTTCATCCGTACCATCTCCATTTATATCCACAGCTGTAACAGCACCTCCTATTCCTTGCGTGTCTGCACCTACTGCTAAAGCATCATAGATCGTATCCATTAGAGAACCCATCATATATACGTAAAGCTCTACCTCTTGGTAAGTAAGCGGGGTACATGGGAGCTCCTACAATCAGAGCTTTTCCCCCGGCAGGATGGATTTTTCTTGAC
Above is a genomic segment from bacterium containing:
- a CDS encoding T9SS type A sorting domain-containing protein, giving the protein MKKLNILIVFVITILSQCVWAKLSVVDSILLGPKSGNGVNPVATTVNTTTNKIYVANSRSNNVSVIDGTNNSVIATIPVGSIPSGICVNPITNRIYVTNNYSHTVSIIDGANDSVIATIPIGSHPRGICVNPSTNRIYVANAASGTVVAIDGANDSVIATVSVGSQPYGICVNPSTNKIYVANNNSKNVSVIDGTNNSVVATVKVDSLPCCICVNPSINRIYVANSGKATVSIINGANNSVLVTVSIFQSYSMGICVNPTTSQIYVTNYGNDIVSIIDGVTNSLFNVLAVGSCPISVCANPTTNKIYVANCGSNTISRIDGTTNSVVGVIVTKFSPSDICLNPSTNKIYVPNQPSNNVSVIDGANDSALARVSVWTRPWGICVNPSTNKIYVANNYSGNVSVINGTSNLVVATVTVKDGPEGICVNPTTNKIYVANNYSHNVSVIDGTNNSVVTTVPIYSYCCAICVNPSTNKIYVANSNDSTVSVINGASNFVVAKVIVGSSPNDICVNPATNKIYVVNKNSNYISVIDGTNDSVVGAVTVGLHYWGICVNPITNKIYVAGADSNNVSVIDGTNNSLIQTVPVGTGKGLRCIAVNTQDTLMYVSCYDAGGVWVLKDDGLGIEENSPPPGQGVASLQILKNPFIKSTVIKYQIPATSKVSLTLFDISGSCVKTLINEEKPAGAYTTTLNAKELKTGIYFVRLTTGTYKETKKLILMK
- a CDS encoding T9SS type A sorting domain-containing protein, translating into MNKNLGVWVLMGMALIIANTVNAGWTKTYGGNKDDGGNSVQQTTDTGYIVAGGTWSYGTSGPDVYLIKTNPSGDTSWKRIYGGNNGDYGRSVKQTNDGGYIVGGWTYSYGAGAGDVYLVKTNSSGDTMWTKTYGGTGNDGGYAVRQTKDSGYIISGMTGSYGAGAPIYTNVYLVKTNSMGDTLWTRAYGGTNNDWGYAVQQTNDGGYIVSGYTNSYGASGSNVYLIKTDSSGDTIWTRVYGGTSTDGSFSVQQTTDNGYIVAGITSSYGVGTPTCFNVYIIKINSTGDSLWTRTYGGTGTEYGNSIQQTSDNGYIIAGETGSYGAGGYDVWLIKINSTGDTLWTRTFGGTDEDCANAVQQTADKGYIVAGYTYSFGTGTPDSANVYLIKTDSLGYVGIEEGSKELRVKSLEFKIIKNKIYLDVPKTINADVKIYDLCGRLKNTVYQGTLTKGNYTFAPNIKINGIYFVNVHIENYNIAKKLILIQ
- a CDS encoding T9SS type A sorting domain-containing protein; translated protein: MDTIYDALAVGADTQGIGGAVTAVDINGDGTDEIIFSNFFADNTPHKVWICKYTGPGVEEKSNIKNQSASGGAKLEILQTPFINSTMMKYFIPIRTRVILSVYDISGSCVKTLINGEKPAGTYTTPLNAKELKTGIYFVRLTAGTVEATRKITVIR